In Zunongwangia sp. HGR-M22, the sequence ATATGGGAATATCTCGAAAAATCGGATTAGAAATTAAAGGAGAAGGAAGTCCTAAAATACCACACCCAGATGATAAAGGATGGAATGGTTTAAGTCTTCCCTGGATGGCGTTTGGTTATGGAGTTTCAATCACTCCTCTACAAACACTAAATTTTTATAATGCTATCGCGAACGATGGCAAAATGGTAAAACCACGATTTATAAAGGAAGTAAAAGAGTGGGATAAGACCATCGTAAAAATGGAAAAAGAAGTAATTAATCCTTCTATCTGTTCTCCCGAAACTGCGAAAAAAGTTCGGGAAATGATGAAAAATACCGTGAAACGTGGTACGGCAGCAAATATATATACGCCTAATTTTTCAATGGCCGGTAAAACAGGAACCTGTCAAACCGAATATTGGATAGAGCCGGGAAGATATATAGCTTCTTTTGCCGGATATTTTCCTGCAGATAATCCTAAATATTCCTGCATTGTGGTTGTTCATAAACCAAAGAGGAGCAAAGGGTATTATGGGAATATTGTAGCCGCTCCGGTTTTTAAAAGAATAGCACAAAAAATTTATACCGATACACCAATAATGGATACACTTCCATCTTTGGATGTCGAAAACGAAATTATAGAAAAAGATTTTGAAAAATATTATTCTGAAGTTGGAAATCAAAAATTAGTTATGCCGAATGTAAAAGGTATGCCGGCTATGGATGCTATTCCGATTTTGGAGAATTTAGGATTAAAAGTTCAGGTAAATGGTGATGGGATTGTAAAAAGTCAGTCGATTATTGCCGGACAGAAAATAAAAACTAATCAAAAAGTAAATCTGAAGTTAAGTTGAAAATACTTAAGGACATATTATATAAAGTAAGCATGGAATCTGTAGTAGGGAATACTGCAGTAGCTATAAATAATATTCATTTCGATTCTAGAAAAGTTGAAATGAATGATGTTTTTGTAGCCATTACCGGCACGGTTTCCAACGGTCATGATTTTATAGAAAAAGCGATTAATCAAGGCGCTTTGGTGATTATCTGTGAAGAACTTCCAACGAATATTATAAACGGAGTTACTTATGTGCAGGTAGCCAACTCTAAAGAGGCATTGGCTTTTATGGCTTCAAATTTCTACGGAAATCCTTCAGACAAATTAAAAGTGGTGGGGGTTACCGGTACCAATGGTAAAACCACAATAGCTACTTTATTGTATGATCTATTTACCAAAGCCGGGTTTAAGGTTGGTTTACTTTCAACAGTAAAAGTAATGGTTGGCGATACACTTTATGAGGCAGTTCGCACAACTCCAGATTCTTTAACAATCAATCATTATTTGGCGGAAATGAACGAAGAAGGTGTAGAATATTGCTTTATGGAAGTGAGTTCTCACGGGATCGATCAACACCGTACAACAGGATTAGAATTTGCAGGCGGAATTTTCACCAATCTTAGTCATGATCATTTAGATTACCATTCTAGTTTCGCAGAATATAGAGATGTGAAAAAACGCTTTTTTGATGAATTGCCAGCTTCAGCTTTTGCATTAACCAATGTTGATGATAAGAATGGAGAGGTAATGCTTCAAAACACTAATGCGAAACAATACACGTACGGTTTAAAAAATTACGCTGATTATAAAGCACAAATTCTGGAAAATCAATTCACAGGATTATTGCTGAAAATAAATGATCAGGAAGTTTGGTCGCGTTTAATCGGAAACTTCAACGCTTATAATATTCTTGCTATTTATTCCGCTGCAGAATTATTAGGCTTAGAGCCTTTAGAAAACCTGAAGTTTATAAGTGAGCTACACTCTGTAAATGGGCGTTTTCAATACGTGATTTCTTCCGAAGAAAAAATTACTGCGATTGTCGATTATGCACACACGCCAGATGCTTTAAAAAATGTGCTGGAAACCATCAATGCGATTCGAACTAAAAATGAGGAATTAATCACAGTTGTTGGTTGTGGTGGTGATAGAGATCGAACTAAAAGACCTAAAATGGGACATATTGCTTCAGCATTAAGTTCTAAAGTGATCTTTACCAGTGATAATCCAAGAACGGAAGATCCCGATGCTATTATCGAAGAAATAGAAAAAGGGGTAGAGCCTCAAAATTTCAATAAAACACTTTCAGTAACCAATAGAAAACAAGCCATTAAAACCGCTTGTCAGATGGCCAAAGCCAACGATATTATTTTGATCGCTGGAAAAGGGCATGAGACCTATCAAGAAATACATGGCGAAAAGCATGATTTTGATGATCTCAAAATTGTAAATGAGTTTTTAAAACAGCTAAAAAAGTAAACGCCAAAAGGCAGAAAATTAGAATATGCTTTATTATTTATTTCAATTTTTAGAAGAGCAATATCAGTTTCCGGGAGCTCAGCTGTTTGAATATATTTCATTCCGGTCTGCTATGGCTATTCTTTTGTCGTTGTTAATTTCTACAATTTACGGGAAGCGAATTATCATTTACTTACAGACCAAGCAAATTGGTGAAAGTGTACGCGAGCTTGGTTTGCAAGGACAAACTGAAAAAGCCGGCACGCCAACAATGGGAGGCTTAATTATCATTATTGCGACGCTAATCCCGGTATTGCTTTTGGCCAAATTGGAGAATATTTATGTGATTTTACTAATCATCACTACCATCTGGATGGGAGCTATCGGCTTTTTGGATGATTATATTAAAACATTTAAAAAAGATAAAGAGGGATTGCCCGGTAAGTTTAAAATCTTAGGGCAGGTAGGTCTTGGTTTGATCGTAGGTTGCGTAATGTATTTTCACGACGGAATTACGGTAAAAGAAAAGACAAATTCTGAAGATGTTATCACTCAGGAAATGATGCTTGGTGATAAAAAGTTACCAGAAATGGGGCCTAGCCAAAAAAATCTTACTACTACGATTCCTTTTGTAAAAAATAATGAGTTCGATTACTCCAAAATAATCTCATGGATTAATCCAGATTTGGCAAAATACGCCTGGATTATTTTTATACCGATTGTAATTATTATCGTTACAGCGGTATCTAACGGAGCAAATCTTACCGATGGCGTAGATGGTCTTGCCGCAGGTTCTTCAGCAATTATAGTGTTAACACTGGGTATTTTCGCCTGGGTTTCGGGGAACATTATTTTCTCAGATTACCTAAATATCATGTATATCCCAGATTCTGGTGAAATGACTATTTATATCACCGCTTTTACCGGTGCGTTGGTAGGATTTTTATGGTATAACACATTTCCCGCTCAGGTGTTTATGGGGGATACAGGTAGTTTAACCATTGGCGGAATCATTGCTGTTTTGGCAATAGCATCCAGAAAAGAACTATTGATACCTATTTTATGCGGAATTTTTCTTGTTGAAAATCTTTCTGTAATACTACAGGTTTCATGGTTTAAATACACTAAGAAAAGATTTGGCGAAGGAAGAAGGATATTTTTAATGTCGCCATTACATCACCACTATCAAAAGAAGGGACATCATGAAAGTAAAATTGTTGTTCGTTTTTGGATTGTGGGAATATTTTTGGCCATTCTAACTGTGGTGACACTTAAACTTCGATAAAATTGAATAAAAAGATCGTCATACTTGGTGGAGGAGAAAGTGGTATAGGAACAGCAATTTTGGCTAAAAAAGAAGGCTATAAAATATGGCTTTCAGACAAAGGAAAAATAAAAGAAAAATATAAAAAAGTTCTTGAACATCTTGATATAGAGTGGGAAGAAGAAAAGCATACGGAAGCTCAAATTTTTGATGCTGATGTGGTGATGAAAAGTCCCGGTATTCCAGATACAGTGCCGATGATTAAAGCACTTCGGGAAAAAGGAATTCCTGTGATTTCTGAAATAGAATTTGCTGCGGAATATACCAATGCGATTATAATAGGAATAACCGGAAGTAACGGTAAAACCACTACTACAAAATTTGCAAATCATCTTTTAAAAGATGGCGGTTTAAAAGTAGGAATGGCTGGTAATGTTGGGGATAGTTTTGCGAAACAGGTTGCTGAAACCAATCCCGATTATTACGTATTGGAGCTTAGTAGTTTTCAGTTAGATGGAATCAAAAATTTTAGACCGCATATTGCGATTTTGACCAATATAACACCCGATCATTTAGATCGATATGATTATAAGTTTGAGAATTATATCAATTCCAAATTCAGGATTACAAAGAACCAAACAGAGGAAGATTATTTTATTTATGACGCAGATGACGAGGTAATTACAAACTGGCTAAAAAACAACAAAGTTAACGCACAGTTACTGCCATTTTCGCTGGAGAAAAAGCTGGAGAATGGTGCTTATATAGAAAAAGACAAAATTATCATAAAGACACAAAATACAGAGTTTACTATGAGTACTTCAGATTTAACATTAGAGGGTAAACATAATGCAAAGAATGCAATGGCAGCGGCTACGGTAGCAAAGCTTCTTAAAATAAGAAAGAATACGATTCGTGAGAGTATGGAGAGTTTTCAGGGAGTAGAGCATCGTTTGGAAAAAGTACTTAAAATTAATAACGTTCAATATATCAACGATTCTAAGGCAACAAACGTAAATGCAACATACTACGCTTTAGAAAGTATGGAAGGCCAGACGGTTTGGATCTTAGGTGGCGTTGATAAAGGCAATGTTTACGATGAACTTTTACCACTGGTAAATGAAAAAGTAAAAGCGATTATTTGCCTTGGTGTAGATAATACCAAGATCATTAATTCTTTTGGGAATTGTGTCGAGACTTTGGTAGAAACTGAAAGTATGAGTGAAGCTGTGAAAATGGCTTACCGCCTTACTGAAAAAGGTGATACCGTATTGCTTTCACCAGCTTGTGCAAGTTTCGATTTGTTTGAGAACTACGAGGATCGCGGTAGACAGTTTAAAGAAGCGGTTAGAAATTTATAGAAGATCATTCAGTTTAACTGAAACAGCGAAATGGGAAACATTTTTGCAAATATTAAAGGAGATAAGGTAATCTGGGCTACGGCTGGTTTGCTGGCAATTTTTTCATTTTTGCCGGTATATAGTGCCAGTAGTAATATAGCTTACCTGTATGGTGATGGTAGTACATTTAAATATTTGATTGTTCATTTTTTCCATTTGTTGCTAGGGTTTTGTGTATTGTTTGCAGCGCATAAAGTACCCTATCATTATTATCGAGGCTTATCGATTTTAATGTTACCAGTAGTTGTTGTGTTGCTTGTTTATACAATGGCTCAGGGAACGGTGATCGATGGTGCAAATGCTAGTAGATGGATACGTATTCCGGTATTGGGAGTTACATTTCAATCTTCCACATTTGCAGCGGTGGTTTTAATGATTTATGTCGCCAGATATATGTCTAAAATCACCGAAAAAAAAATCACTTTTAAAGAGACAATTTTACCCCTTTGGGTGCCTGTAGGTTCAGTATTAATGTTAATTTTGCCGGCCAATTTTTCCACAACTGCAATTATTTTTGTTATGGTTTTGGTACTCATGTTTTTAGGAGGATATCCTATAAAATATTTGTCGGCAGTTGTATTGGCAGGAGTCGTTTTATTCGGAATTTTTGTGCTTGCAGCGAAAGCTTTTCCCGGTGTTTTGCCAAATAGGATAGATACTTGGACTAGTAGATTAGAAAATTTTACGAACGACGAAGATACCGAGGCCGATTATCAAATTGAAAAAGCAAAAATAGCAATTGCAAGAGGAGGGATTACTGGTACTGGAATAGGAAAAAGTGTACAACGAAATTTTTTACCACAGTCCTCTTCAGATTTTATTTATGCCATAATTGTTGAAGAAATGGGCCTCATTGGCGCTTTTGGAGTAATGTTAGCATATTTGATGATTTTGTTTAGGATTATTATTGTGGCTACAAAAGCCAATTCTGTTTTTGGAAAACTGCTGGTGATGGGGGTTGGTTTACCAATTATCTTTCAGGCATTAGTAAATATGGCTGTTGCGGTAGAATTATTTCCGGTAACGGGACAAACGCTTCCATTAATAAGTAGTGGAGGAACCTCAATTTGGATGACGTGCTTGTCGCTTGGTATTATTCTTAGTGTAAGCGCAAAGAGAGAAGAAGAAAAAGAATCTGAAGAAGCAGAAAGAAAAGCAGAGGACGAAAATCCTCTAGATATTTTAAGTGAAGCTATATGAGTAAAGATTTACGCATCATATTATCTGGCGGAGGTACAGGAGGCCATATCTATCCGGCCATTGCGATTGCCGATGAGGTAAAGCGCCGCTATCCCGATGCGAAAATCAAGTTTGTGGGAGCGCAGGATAAAATGGAGATGGAGAAAGTACCGCAAGCGGGTTATGAGATCGAAGGTCTTTGGATTAGTGGTTTGCAACGAAAGCTAACGTTTAAAAATCTAATGTTTCCATTCAAATTGCTGAATAGCATTAGTAAATCCAAAAAGATTATTAAGGATTTTAAACCGAATGTAGCTATAGGAACGGGCGGATTTGCAAGCGGACCTTTATTGCATGTGGCGAATAAGCAGGATATACCAACCTTGCTTCAGGAACAAAACTCATTTCCAGGGATCACTAATAAGATCCTTGCGAAAAGAGCAAATGTAATTTGTGCTGCTTATGATGAAGTCAAGCGATTCTTTCCGCAGGAAAAAGTAAAGAAAACAGGAAATCCGGTACGTCAGGATTTATTGAATATAGATACCAAGAGAGAAGAAGCGCAGAAGTTTTTCAATCTTGATACAAATAAAAAAACAGTGCTTGTGCTTGGCGGGAGTTTAGGCGCAAGAAGAGTAAATCAATTAATCGCTCAATATTCAGATAGGTTGAAGAAGAATGATATTCAGCTTATCTGGCAGTGTGGGAAATTGTATTTCGAAGAATACAAATCGTATTCTGAAGGTACTGTTCAGGTTCATCAGTTTTTAAACCGAATGGATTTGGCCTATGCTGCGGCAGATGTTATTATTTCTAGGGCGGGAGCAGGAAGTGTTTCTGAATTGTGTATCGTCGGGAAACCGGTGATTTTTATTCCGTCTCCTAATGTTGCTGAAGATCACCAGACTAAAAATGCTATGGCAGTGACTAAAAATGATGCTGCTATAACCATTGGTGAAACCGAGCTGGAGCAGAAATTTGAAAATACATTTTTCGATTTGCTGAATAACGAAAGTCAGCAGAAAGAATTAGGTGAGAATATAAAAAAAATGGCCCTGCCTAATGCAACGGCCGATATTGTAGACGAAATTGAAAAACTAATTATTAGATAAACCAAGATTGAGTAATTTTAGTCACATACAAAACTTTTATTTTATCGGTATTGGCGGTATTGGGATGAGCGCTTTAGCGCGTTTCTTTAAATCCCAAGGCAAGAATGTCGCCGGTTACGATAAAACAGCTTCAGTGCTTACTAAAGAATTGGAAGCTGAAGGTATTCTTGTGACTTTTAATGATGAAATTAGTGAAATTCCGCAGCAATTTAAAAGTTCAGAAAACACTATTGTAGTCTATACTCCTGCGGTTCCTAAGGAGAATTTACAATATCAATATTTTATTCAGGAACAATATATTCTTAAGAAACGAGCTGAGATTCTTGGATTAATAAGTCGTGATCGTTTTACGCTTGCCGTTGCAGGCACGCATGGGAAAACTACCACAACAGCCATATTAGGACATTTACTAAAGGAAACAAATGCTCCGGTAACGGCATTTTTGGGCGGAGTTAGTGAAGACATTCAGAGTAATTTAATTCTGAAGGGTGATGAAGTTATTGTTGCTGAAGCAGATGAATTTGATCGTTCTTTTCTTCATCTTTCGCCAAAAATAGCGGCCATTAATTCTATGGATGCCGATCATTTGGATATCTATGGAGTAAATGAACATTTACAAGCTTCCTTTAAAGCCTTTGCAGATTTACTACCAGAGGATGGAACGCTTTTTATTAAAAACGGACTTCCGCTAAAAGGAAAAACTATAGGAATTGAAGATGATGCCGATTTTTCAGCAATCAACATAAAAATTATCGACGGTAGTTATCATTTCGATCTAAAAACTCCGTCTGAAATTATAGAAGGTTTTATTCTCAATTTGCCTGGTAGATATAATGTAATGAATGCGGTTACTGCGTTAGCTATGGCGTTGGAATATGGAACTCCTTCAAATGTATTAGGTGAAGCATTAAGAAGTTTTGCCGGTGTTCGTAGACGATTTTCATATAAGTTGAAATCCAGAGAGTTTACGCTTATCGACGATTATGCGCATCATCCGGCAGAGATTGATGCAGTATTTAATGCGGTTGAAGAAATGTATCCTGAAATGCCCAATTTGGTCATTTTTCAGCCTCATTTATTCAGCAGAACAAGAGATTTTGCAGATGATTTTGCTGAGAAATTATCGCAATTTGACGAAGTATTGCTGATGGATATTTATCCGGCAAGAGAAAAACCTATCGAAGGAGTAAATTCAGAATGGTTATTGAGCAAAATTGATAATCCGAATAAGCATTTGGTAAAAAGTAATGACCTAGTAGCCGAAATTAAAAAAAGTAAAGCCAAAGTTGTTTTAATGCTTGGCGCTGGTGATATAGGGAATGAAGTAGAACAGGTTAAAAAAGCATTTGAAGATGAAATCTAGGTTAGGTTACATAAAATTTGTGCTTTTAATAGGATTGGTAGCTTTTCTATTTGGTTTTGCAGAGAAGCGTCATGACAATCGCAAAATGAGCGGTACAGAAGTTCATTTTACAGATAGTGAGAACTTGTATATAACGGTAGATTCAGTTAATAACTTGTTGATACAAAATGAAGAAGCAAATGCTAACCTGGGCGAAGAAACTTTAGATTTGAATAAGGTAGAAGCGTTGCTTAATAGCAACGAGATGATTGAAAATGCAGAGGTTTATCTTGATCTTGATGGAAAGCTTTCAGCAATCGTTAGTCAGCGTAAACCTATTGGAAGAGCCGTGGGTAATACCTCATTTTACCTAGATAAAAACGGTAAGGTTATGCCGCTTTCAGAAAATTTTTCTGCTCGCGTGCCATTAATGTTGGGATTTGATGAAGTTAATATTTTAGAAGCATATCCGTTGGTAAGTTATATTAAAAATGATAGTTTTCTTAGTAAGCATATAACTACAATAAATCGTCTTAACAACGGACGATATGAGTTGAACATGCGGAAGCTTGATTTTGTAGTTTACTTTGGAGCAATTAAAAATGTAGAATTGAAGTTTAACAATTTTAAAGCATTTTATAAAAAGGCTTTAAAAGATGAAAAGTTAGATACCTATAAGAGAGTGAATTTACAATTTGGAAACCAGGTTGTATGCACTAAAAAGTAAGATATGGAGCAAAATGATATTGCAGTAGGACTGGATATAGGGACCACCAAGATTGTTGCCATGATTGGCAAGAAGAATGAGTATGGAAAGGTAGAAATTGTTGGGATTGGTAAATCTAAAAGTCTTGGCGTACATCGTGGTGTGGTAAATAATATTACGCAGACCATACAATCGATACAGCAAGCGATTCAGGAAGCTGAAGCAGATTCTGGCTTAAAAATTAGTGATGTTGTTGTGGGAATTGCCGGGCAGCATATAAGAAGTTTACAGCATAGTGATTATATCACCAGGCCAAATCCTGAAGAAGTTATAGATGCTGAAGATATTCACAGTTTATGTAATCAGGTTCATAAATTAGTGATGCTTCCGGGAGAGGAAATTATCCATGTGCTTCCGCAGGAATTTAAAGTAGATGGTCAAGCTGAAATTAAAGAGCCAATCGGGATGTACGGCGGCCGTCTTGAAGCTAATTTTCATGTAGTTGTAGGGCAGGTTTCTTCAATAAGAAATATTGGGCGTTGCGTTAAAAGTGCAGGATTAGATCTTTCCGCAGTAACATTAGAGCCTTTAGCTTCGGCAAATGCGGTGTTGAGTCAGGAAGAAAAAGAAGCGGGTGTAGCATTAATCGACATAGGTGGTGGTACAACAGATCTTGCAATCTTTAAAGACGGAATTATAAGACATACTGCAGTGATTCCATTTGGAGGTAATGTAATTACAGAAGATATTAAAGAAGGCTGCTCTATCATAGAAAAGCAGGCTGAATTGCTGAAGATCAAATTTGGATCTGCATGGCCGGGCGAAAATAAGGATAATGAGATCGTTTCTATTCCTGGACTTCGCGGTAGAGAACCTAAAGAGATTACCTTAAAAAACCTTTCTAAAATAATTCATGCTCGTGTAGTAGAAATTATAGAGCAGGTTTATCTAGAAATAAAGAACTACGGTCACGAAGATCAAAAGAAAAAATTGATCGGTGGATTAGTATTAACTGGCGGCGGTGCACAATTAAAGCATCTTAAGCAGTTGGTAGAGTATATTACTGGAATGGATACCAGAATAGGATTTCCTAACGAGCATCTGGCAGGTAATAATGAAAGTGAAACTACAAGTCCTATGTATGCAACAGCTGTAGGATTAGTGATGAATAGTCTGGAAGCCAGTAAAAGTAGTTTTCAGGAAGAAGCTGTGTTGAAGGAAAAAGAGCCTGAGCCGGTAGAAATAGAAAAAGAGGTTCCCGCGCCAGAACGTGAAGAACCTCAAGTACAGGTAGAACAGCCTAAGCCCCGTAAGAGTATTTTTGATAAATGGGCAGAAAAGTTTAAAGATTTTTTAGATAACGCAGAGTAACGAAATAGCACAATAGAGAACCAGTAAAATTGAATTTATGAGCAATACAGAATTCGGAGACATATCATTCGATTTACCTAAAAATCAATCGAACGTCATCAAAGTTATTGGTGTAGGTGGTGGAGGTAGTAACGCTATTA encodes:
- a CDS encoding UDP-N-acetylmuramoyl-L-alanyl-D-glutamate--2,6-diaminopimelate ligase gives rise to the protein MKILKDILYKVSMESVVGNTAVAINNIHFDSRKVEMNDVFVAITGTVSNGHDFIEKAINQGALVIICEELPTNIINGVTYVQVANSKEALAFMASNFYGNPSDKLKVVGVTGTNGKTTIATLLYDLFTKAGFKVGLLSTVKVMVGDTLYEAVRTTPDSLTINHYLAEMNEEGVEYCFMEVSSHGIDQHRTTGLEFAGGIFTNLSHDHLDYHSSFAEYRDVKKRFFDELPASAFALTNVDDKNGEVMLQNTNAKQYTYGLKNYADYKAQILENQFTGLLLKINDQEVWSRLIGNFNAYNILAIYSAAELLGLEPLENLKFISELHSVNGRFQYVISSEEKITAIVDYAHTPDALKNVLETINAIRTKNEELITVVGCGGDRDRTKRPKMGHIASALSSKVIFTSDNPRTEDPDAIIEEIEKGVEPQNFNKTLSVTNRKQAIKTACQMAKANDIILIAGKGHETYQEIHGEKHDFDDLKIVNEFLKQLKK
- the mraY gene encoding phospho-N-acetylmuramoyl-pentapeptide-transferase, which gives rise to MLYYLFQFLEEQYQFPGAQLFEYISFRSAMAILLSLLISTIYGKRIIIYLQTKQIGESVRELGLQGQTEKAGTPTMGGLIIIIATLIPVLLLAKLENIYVILLIITTIWMGAIGFLDDYIKTFKKDKEGLPGKFKILGQVGLGLIVGCVMYFHDGITVKEKTNSEDVITQEMMLGDKKLPEMGPSQKNLTTTIPFVKNNEFDYSKIISWINPDLAKYAWIIFIPIVIIIVTAVSNGANLTDGVDGLAAGSSAIIVLTLGIFAWVSGNIIFSDYLNIMYIPDSGEMTIYITAFTGALVGFLWYNTFPAQVFMGDTGSLTIGGIIAVLAIASRKELLIPILCGIFLVENLSVILQVSWFKYTKKRFGEGRRIFLMSPLHHHYQKKGHHESKIVVRFWIVGIFLAILTVVTLKLR
- the murD gene encoding UDP-N-acetylmuramoyl-L-alanine--D-glutamate ligase; translated protein: MNKKIVILGGGESGIGTAILAKKEGYKIWLSDKGKIKEKYKKVLEHLDIEWEEEKHTEAQIFDADVVMKSPGIPDTVPMIKALREKGIPVISEIEFAAEYTNAIIIGITGSNGKTTTTKFANHLLKDGGLKVGMAGNVGDSFAKQVAETNPDYYVLELSSFQLDGIKNFRPHIAILTNITPDHLDRYDYKFENYINSKFRITKNQTEEDYFIYDADDEVITNWLKNNKVNAQLLPFSLEKKLENGAYIEKDKIIIKTQNTEFTMSTSDLTLEGKHNAKNAMAAATVAKLLKIRKNTIRESMESFQGVEHRLEKVLKINNVQYINDSKATNVNATYYALESMEGQTVWILGGVDKGNVYDELLPLVNEKVKAIICLGVDNTKIINSFGNCVETLVETESMSEAVKMAYRLTEKGDTVLLSPACASFDLFENYEDRGRQFKEAVRNL
- a CDS encoding FtsW/RodA/SpoVE family cell cycle protein, with protein sequence MGNIFANIKGDKVIWATAGLLAIFSFLPVYSASSNIAYLYGDGSTFKYLIVHFFHLLLGFCVLFAAHKVPYHYYRGLSILMLPVVVVLLVYTMAQGTVIDGANASRWIRIPVLGVTFQSSTFAAVVLMIYVARYMSKITEKKITFKETILPLWVPVGSVLMLILPANFSTTAIIFVMVLVLMFLGGYPIKYLSAVVLAGVVLFGIFVLAAKAFPGVLPNRIDTWTSRLENFTNDEDTEADYQIEKAKIAIARGGITGTGIGKSVQRNFLPQSSSDFIYAIIVEEMGLIGAFGVMLAYLMILFRIIIVATKANSVFGKLLVMGVGLPIIFQALVNMAVAVELFPVTGQTLPLISSGGTSIWMTCLSLGIILSVSAKREEEKESEEAERKAEDENPLDILSEAI
- the murG gene encoding undecaprenyldiphospho-muramoylpentapeptide beta-N-acetylglucosaminyltransferase, yielding MSKDLRIILSGGGTGGHIYPAIAIADEVKRRYPDAKIKFVGAQDKMEMEKVPQAGYEIEGLWISGLQRKLTFKNLMFPFKLLNSISKSKKIIKDFKPNVAIGTGGFASGPLLHVANKQDIPTLLQEQNSFPGITNKILAKRANVICAAYDEVKRFFPQEKVKKTGNPVRQDLLNIDTKREEAQKFFNLDTNKKTVLVLGGSLGARRVNQLIAQYSDRLKKNDIQLIWQCGKLYFEEYKSYSEGTVQVHQFLNRMDLAYAAADVIISRAGAGSVSELCIVGKPVIFIPSPNVAEDHQTKNAMAVTKNDAAITIGETELEQKFENTFFDLLNNESQQKELGENIKKMALPNATADIVDEIEKLIIR
- the murC gene encoding UDP-N-acetylmuramate--L-alanine ligase → MSNFSHIQNFYFIGIGGIGMSALARFFKSQGKNVAGYDKTASVLTKELEAEGILVTFNDEISEIPQQFKSSENTIVVYTPAVPKENLQYQYFIQEQYILKKRAEILGLISRDRFTLAVAGTHGKTTTTAILGHLLKETNAPVTAFLGGVSEDIQSNLILKGDEVIVAEADEFDRSFLHLSPKIAAINSMDADHLDIYGVNEHLQASFKAFADLLPEDGTLFIKNGLPLKGKTIGIEDDADFSAINIKIIDGSYHFDLKTPSEIIEGFILNLPGRYNVMNAVTALAMALEYGTPSNVLGEALRSFAGVRRRFSYKLKSREFTLIDDYAHHPAEIDAVFNAVEEMYPEMPNLVIFQPHLFSRTRDFADDFAEKLSQFDEVLLMDIYPAREKPIEGVNSEWLLSKIDNPNKHLVKSNDLVAEIKKSKAKVVLMLGAGDIGNEVEQVKKAFEDEI
- a CDS encoding cell division protein FtsQ/DivIB, which gives rise to MKSRLGYIKFVLLIGLVAFLFGFAEKRHDNRKMSGTEVHFTDSENLYITVDSVNNLLIQNEEANANLGEETLDLNKVEALLNSNEMIENAEVYLDLDGKLSAIVSQRKPIGRAVGNTSFYLDKNGKVMPLSENFSARVPLMLGFDEVNILEAYPLVSYIKNDSFLSKHITTINRLNNGRYELNMRKLDFVVYFGAIKNVELKFNNFKAFYKKALKDEKLDTYKRVNLQFGNQVVCTKK
- the ftsA gene encoding cell division protein FtsA, whose amino-acid sequence is MEQNDIAVGLDIGTTKIVAMIGKKNEYGKVEIVGIGKSKSLGVHRGVVNNITQTIQSIQQAIQEAEADSGLKISDVVVGIAGQHIRSLQHSDYITRPNPEEVIDAEDIHSLCNQVHKLVMLPGEEIIHVLPQEFKVDGQAEIKEPIGMYGGRLEANFHVVVGQVSSIRNIGRCVKSAGLDLSAVTLEPLASANAVLSQEEKEAGVALIDIGGGTTDLAIFKDGIIRHTAVIPFGGNVITEDIKEGCSIIEKQAELLKIKFGSAWPGENKDNEIVSIPGLRGREPKEITLKNLSKIIHARVVEIIEQVYLEIKNYGHEDQKKKLIGGLVLTGGGAQLKHLKQLVEYITGMDTRIGFPNEHLAGNNESETTSPMYATAVGLVMNSLEASKSSFQEEAVLKEKEPEPVEIEKEVPAPEREEPQVQVEQPKPRKSIFDKWAEKFKDFLDNAE